One part of the Sorangiineae bacterium MSr11954 genome encodes these proteins:
- a CDS encoding ATP-binding protein translates to MRSLALPATFRLLIESIQDYAIFMLDPHGIVATWNEGAHRIIGYEASMIIGQHFSRFYPPEDAGTGKWERELAEAARRGRFEEEGWRMCKNGSRFWANVILTPLRDESGQLLGFAKLVRDLTERRKNEEERRRAEKARFELEKMHEANRFRDQFLATISHELRTPLNAIVGWAELLKEREDDTIKKAVETILRNAEAQITIVNDMLDMSRIVTGKMRIDARVVDLAAILHAAVDVVRPAADAREVRLVLEGLARPWMLVGDAVRLQQMAWNLLSNAVKFTRAGGVVTVSLRRVGSSVELQIIDTGQGIESDFLPYLFEPFRQAELGPARRVGGIGLGLAIVHHIVELHGGTISGASEGKGRGATFTVTLPIGALAADQDEARKMSAAPTALPNETASLELKGARILVIDDDRDARDILQTLLRKRGASIRLATSAREGREAIDSFVPHIILCDLGMPGEDGYQFIRSVRSRPSEHGGAVPAIALTAYAYAEDARRASEAGFNYHLAKPVNNRVLLRVVHNLLDVTGWKRSPKEGPR, encoded by the coding sequence GTGCGTTCCCTCGCGTTGCCCGCGACCTTCCGGCTCCTCATCGAGAGCATTCAGGATTACGCGATTTTCATGCTCGATCCGCACGGCATCGTGGCCACATGGAACGAAGGGGCCCATCGCATCATTGGGTACGAGGCATCGATGATCATCGGCCAGCATTTCTCACGGTTTTATCCGCCCGAAGATGCCGGCACCGGCAAGTGGGAGCGGGAGCTGGCGGAGGCGGCGCGCCGCGGGCGCTTCGAGGAAGAGGGCTGGCGCATGTGCAAAAATGGGTCGCGTTTTTGGGCGAACGTGATCCTCACACCGCTGCGCGACGAGTCGGGTCAGCTCCTCGGCTTCGCGAAGCTGGTGCGCGATCTGACCGAGCGGCGCAAGAACGAGGAGGAGCGACGTCGGGCCGAGAAAGCCCGGTTCGAGCTCGAGAAAATGCACGAGGCCAATCGCTTCCGAGATCAATTTCTGGCGACCATTTCTCACGAGCTGCGCACACCTCTCAACGCGATCGTCGGATGGGCCGAGCTCTTGAAAGAGCGCGAGGACGATACCATCAAAAAGGCGGTCGAGACGATCCTTCGCAACGCCGAAGCGCAGATCACGATCGTGAACGACATGCTCGACATGTCACGCATCGTCACGGGCAAGATGCGCATCGACGCTCGTGTCGTCGACCTGGCGGCGATCCTCCACGCGGCCGTCGACGTCGTGCGTCCCGCCGCCGATGCACGAGAGGTTCGCCTGGTGCTCGAGGGCCTCGCGCGGCCATGGATGCTCGTCGGCGATGCCGTGCGGCTTCAGCAGATGGCATGGAACCTCTTGTCGAACGCGGTGAAGTTTACGCGAGCAGGAGGCGTGGTCACAGTGTCCTTGCGCCGCGTCGGTTCATCCGTCGAATTGCAGATCATCGACACCGGGCAAGGCATCGAATCCGATTTCCTTCCCTACCTCTTCGAACCATTTCGCCAGGCCGAGCTGGGGCCTGCGCGTCGCGTCGGCGGCATCGGCCTTGGCCTCGCCATCGTCCATCATATCGTCGAGCTGCATGGCGGCACGATTTCGGGCGCCAGCGAAGGAAAGGGGAGGGGAGCCACCTTCACGGTGACCCTTCCCATTGGCGCGCTCGCCGCAGATCAAGACGAAGCCCGCAAAATGTCCGCTGCGCCCACCGCCCTGCCAAACGAGACGGCGAGCTTGGAGTTGAAGGGCGCGCGCATATTGGTCATCGACGACGACCGCGATGCACGCGACATTTTGCAAACACTCCTTCGAAAACGCGGCGCCAGCATCCGGCTCGCGACCTCCGCGCGCGAAGGGCGGGAGGCGATCGACTCCTTCGTTCCTCATATCATCCTTTGCGATCTCGGTATGCCCGGCGAGGATGGCTACCAATTCATTCGAAGCGTTCGTTCGCGGCCGTCCGAGCACGGTGGGGCGGTGCCCGCCATCGCCCTCACCGCCTACGCCTATGCCGAAGACGCACGACGGGCGAGCGAGGCCGGGTTCAACTATCATCTGGCGAAGCCCGTCAATAACCGTGTTCTGCTTCGCGTCGTGCACAACCTGCTCGACGTGACGGGCTGGAAACGGTCCCCGAAGGAGGGACCGCGGTGA
- the lanKC gene encoding class III lanthionine synthetase LanKC, translating into MIANEFYTHTDPIFYDLPSWWHDETDSYGLAKRPPPEGWQAARQDIWFTLKPAERAMPAQGWKVHVSACTDNAERVLEAVWQYCVPLAIPFKFIPHPRTFLALNAKQAPRASSGKLITIYPEDEAELKRVLEELSVVLAGEHGPYILSDLRFGDGPLYVRYGSFRRRYCLQGDGELAPALERPDGVLVPERREPFFDVPPWVNVPEFLSPHLAARQTVVDPAHFPYQVDGALRFSNGGGVYTARRLTDGQRVVLKEARPRAGLDREGRDAMARLAHEAWALERLAGVPGIPRLYEKVTVDGHDFLAIEHMGGIPLYSWMALNYPFAEPSPTREAILAYRDQALGILDRVARLLDAVHERGVIYGDLHPLNILLADDGSVSFVDFELAADVRNESYHPGLAFPAFAPGRSKAGVAIDKHALAVLRSWIFTPLTSAAALDHRKFFGYLTRAERSFELPEGYGQRILDDLYITVGRSPDENAPYKLRLREVLSAPPEIAIDVPEPDWIKVRASMADAIVRSATPERADRLFPGGVEQFVYDGLGFAYGAAGILWVLSTCSDRRSPEYEQWLIRAARRDLQPLPGFYHGLHGVAYVLDHLGHRSDALAVLDRAMPLTSSLYGGNLFGGLAGVGLNVLHFAERTGDARFREHALVIAERLKGAVASGRLHGLDAPEHLRARHVGPLTEGGEPDAGLLRGWSGPALFFVRLYEATGESVYLDLAIRAVHRDLDVCRLREDRSLQVGADTRTFPYLENGSAGIALVVDEVLAHRADERLEAALGPLLRACGLEFTVEPAMLRGQAGLLAAMGCLSHRDPRLQGILARNLRRLEVHAVPFYGHLAFPNFSRLSMDVAHGTAGVLLSVSAATDAKAPFLPFLRRRGSAS; encoded by the coding sequence ATGATTGCCAACGAATTTTACACACACACGGACCCGATCTTTTATGACTTGCCATCGTGGTGGCATGACGAGACGGACTCGTACGGCCTCGCCAAGCGGCCTCCGCCCGAAGGATGGCAGGCCGCCCGCCAAGACATCTGGTTTACGCTGAAGCCGGCCGAGCGCGCGATGCCTGCGCAGGGCTGGAAGGTCCATGTATCTGCATGTACCGACAACGCGGAGCGCGTGCTGGAAGCCGTATGGCAATACTGTGTTCCGCTCGCGATCCCGTTCAAGTTCATTCCACATCCGCGGACCTTCTTGGCACTGAATGCAAAACAAGCGCCCCGCGCATCCAGCGGAAAACTGATCACCATTTATCCGGAGGACGAAGCGGAGCTGAAGCGGGTGCTCGAGGAGCTGTCGGTGGTGCTGGCGGGCGAGCACGGGCCCTACATTTTGAGCGATCTTCGCTTCGGCGATGGGCCTCTGTACGTGCGGTATGGCAGCTTTCGCAGGAGGTATTGCCTCCAGGGCGACGGCGAGCTCGCTCCCGCGCTCGAGAGGCCGGACGGCGTGCTCGTACCCGAACGGAGGGAGCCGTTCTTCGATGTCCCGCCATGGGTAAACGTACCCGAGTTTCTGTCGCCCCATCTGGCTGCACGGCAGACCGTCGTCGACCCCGCGCACTTTCCTTATCAGGTCGATGGCGCGCTGCGTTTCTCCAACGGCGGCGGCGTCTATACGGCTCGCCGGCTCACCGATGGGCAACGCGTGGTGTTGAAAGAAGCGCGACCGCGGGCGGGGCTCGATCGCGAGGGGCGCGATGCCATGGCGCGGCTCGCGCACGAAGCATGGGCCCTCGAACGGCTCGCCGGCGTGCCGGGTATTCCTCGCCTGTACGAAAAGGTCACGGTGGACGGTCACGACTTTCTGGCCATCGAGCACATGGGAGGTATTCCCCTCTACAGCTGGATGGCGCTGAATTATCCATTTGCCGAGCCGAGCCCGACCAGGGAAGCCATCTTGGCCTATCGCGACCAGGCGCTCGGTATCCTCGATCGGGTGGCCCGGCTGCTCGACGCGGTGCATGAACGCGGCGTCATCTACGGCGATCTGCACCCGCTCAATATCCTCTTGGCGGACGATGGCTCCGTCTCCTTCGTCGACTTCGAGCTGGCGGCCGACGTGCGGAACGAATCGTACCATCCCGGGTTGGCCTTTCCGGCGTTTGCGCCAGGTCGCAGCAAAGCCGGTGTCGCGATCGATAAGCACGCGCTCGCGGTCCTGCGCTCCTGGATTTTCACCCCGCTCACGTCGGCGGCGGCCTTGGACCATCGGAAGTTCTTCGGATATTTGACCAGGGCGGAGCGGTCGTTCGAGCTGCCGGAAGGTTACGGCCAGCGCATTCTCGACGATTTGTACATCACCGTAGGGCGCTCACCCGACGAGAATGCGCCCTACAAATTGAGGCTGCGTGAAGTACTGAGCGCGCCGCCGGAGATCGCGATCGACGTACCCGAGCCGGATTGGATCAAGGTGCGCGCGTCGATGGCCGACGCCATCGTGCGCAGCGCGACCCCCGAGCGCGCCGACCGCTTGTTCCCCGGCGGCGTCGAACAGTTCGTCTACGATGGACTGGGCTTCGCGTATGGCGCCGCGGGGATCCTGTGGGTTCTGTCGACGTGCTCCGATCGGCGGTCTCCCGAATACGAGCAATGGCTGATCCGGGCAGCGCGGCGCGATCTGCAGCCGCTGCCCGGCTTCTACCATGGCCTGCACGGCGTGGCCTATGTGCTCGATCATCTCGGTCATCGAAGCGACGCGCTGGCCGTGCTGGATCGGGCGATGCCGCTGACGTCATCCTTGTACGGCGGGAACCTGTTCGGCGGGCTCGCGGGGGTGGGCCTCAATGTCCTGCATTTCGCCGAGCGCACCGGGGACGCGCGTTTTCGCGAGCACGCGCTCGTGATCGCGGAGCGATTGAAGGGGGCGGTGGCGAGCGGTCGATTGCATGGGCTGGATGCACCGGAGCACCTTCGCGCGAGGCACGTCGGCCCGCTGACGGAGGGCGGCGAGCCGGACGCTGGGCTGCTCCGAGGATGGTCGGGGCCCGCGCTCTTTTTCGTTCGGCTCTACGAGGCGACCGGCGAGAGCGTGTACTTGGATCTCGCCATTCGCGCGGTGCACCGCGATCTGGATGTCTGCCGACTTCGCGAAGACCGAAGCCTTCAAGTCGGCGCGGACACGCGAACGTTCCCCTACCTCGAGAATGGGAGCGCGGGGATCGCGCTGGTGGTGGACGAGGTGCTCGCGCATCGTGCGGACGAACGGCTCGAGGCGGCGCTCGGTCCCCTGCTGCGCGCTTGTGGACTGGAGTTCACCGTCGAACCGGCGATGCTCCGCGGGCAAGCCGGACTGCTCGCCGCCATGGGCTGCTTGTCGCACCGCGACCCTCGTCTGCAAGGGATCCTCGCCCGCAATCTCCGCCGGCTCGAGGTCCACGCGGTCCCCTTCTACGGCCACCTCGCCTTTCCGAATTTTTCGCGCCTATCCATGGATGTCGCGCACGGAACCGCCGGTGTCCTCCTCTCGGTATCCGCGGCCACCGACGCGAAGGCCCCCTTTCTCCCGTTTCTCCGGAGGCGCGGTTCGGCCTCTTGA
- a CDS encoding cupin domain-containing protein, whose protein sequence is MTVPKATELPPFIVHENDVPEVEGHYRPPFEKEAFSWTRDLGRAAGTVNVGLGVDRLPPGRRTGFTHAHSEEEEMVYVLKGTCAVRIIEPGRPPVEYELRAGHMVAFPAGTAVAHTFVNHGDSDCFLLVVGERKEATDRVFFPEDTGYDEATAQERPWRHWKRT, encoded by the coding sequence ATGACCGTTCCGAAAGCCACCGAGCTGCCCCCCTTCATCGTGCACGAGAACGATGTTCCCGAGGTCGAAGGTCACTACCGGCCGCCCTTCGAGAAGGAAGCGTTCTCCTGGACACGCGATCTCGGGCGCGCGGCGGGGACCGTGAACGTGGGTCTCGGGGTGGATCGGCTCCCGCCGGGGAGGCGCACGGGCTTCACGCATGCGCATTCCGAGGAGGAGGAGATGGTCTATGTGCTGAAGGGGACCTGCGCCGTCCGCATCATCGAACCCGGCCGGCCCCCGGTCGAATACGAGCTGCGGGCAGGCCACATGGTCGCCTTCCCCGCAGGAACCGCGGTCGCGCACACCTTCGTGAACCATGGCGACAGCGACTGCTTTCTCCTCGTCGTCGGCGAGCGAAAGGAAGCGACCGACCGCGTCTTCTTCCCCGAGGACACCGGCTACGACGAAGCGACGGCCCAAGAGCGGCCCTGGCGACACTGGAAACGAACCTAA
- a CDS encoding FAD-binding protein → MTTSPDFTTLPALDGALVTNEGGCQPYADDFGHIVRALPRAVLRPGSVADILTITRFAAEHGLPLTARGAGHSLHGQSQVASGIVIDMTTLATIHRVSADRVVVDAGALWSRVLDATLSHGLTPPVLTDYLETTVGGTLSAGGIGGMSHRHGLQVDQIASCDVVIGDGTMVRCSPEENRALFDAVRAGHGRCGIMVSATLALVPAYAHARVYRFTYSDLREFLADQRRLVVERRADYVEGFITPGASNGWGFVLEAARFTDSVAELDDMGLHGTPDVKDMPYRDFAHRVRLAEDLFRSTGEWHCPHPWWNAFIPESATPKIVTEALGQLTPADLGGKSGLILLYPFRTEHLTAPLLRSPDEPIAYLFAVLPTAAGDSPVSLDRMLDTNLRLYDLIRVHNGAMYPIGNLPFTTAQWQAHYGPQWETCQRNKIIYDPHGIFGSR, encoded by the coding sequence ATGACGACGTCGCCGGACTTCACCACCTTGCCCGCGCTGGACGGTGCCCTCGTCACGAACGAGGGCGGGTGCCAACCGTACGCCGATGACTTCGGCCACATCGTCCGCGCGCTCCCCCGCGCCGTGCTGCGCCCAGGCTCCGTCGCGGACATCCTCACGATCACCCGCTTCGCCGCGGAACACGGGCTCCCGCTGACCGCCCGGGGCGCCGGACACTCCCTGCATGGGCAGTCCCAGGTGGCCTCTGGGATCGTCATCGACATGACGACCCTCGCCACCATCCATCGGGTGTCCGCCGATCGCGTCGTCGTCGACGCCGGTGCTCTCTGGAGCCGTGTCCTCGACGCGACGCTCTCGCACGGGCTTACGCCCCCCGTCCTCACCGACTACCTGGAGACCACCGTCGGTGGTACCCTCTCGGCAGGCGGAATCGGCGGCATGTCCCACCGCCACGGACTCCAGGTCGATCAGATCGCGTCGTGCGACGTCGTCATCGGCGACGGCACCATGGTGCGCTGTTCACCCGAAGAGAATCGCGCCCTGTTCGACGCCGTTCGAGCGGGCCATGGGCGCTGCGGAATCATGGTCTCCGCCACCCTCGCGCTCGTACCGGCTTACGCACATGCGCGCGTCTACCGATTCACGTACTCCGATTTGAGGGAGTTCCTCGCCGACCAACGGCGTCTCGTCGTCGAGCGACGCGCCGACTACGTGGAAGGGTTCATCACCCCCGGCGCGAGCAACGGCTGGGGCTTCGTTCTCGAAGCCGCCCGCTTCACCGACTCCGTCGCCGAGCTCGATGACATGGGACTTCACGGGACACCCGATGTAAAGGACATGCCCTACCGCGACTTTGCCCACCGGGTACGCCTCGCCGAGGATTTGTTTCGCAGCACCGGCGAGTGGCATTGCCCGCACCCATGGTGGAACGCGTTCATCCCGGAATCCGCCACCCCCAAGATCGTCACCGAGGCCCTCGGGCAGCTCACCCCCGCCGATCTCGGCGGTAAAAGCGGCCTTATCCTACTCTATCCGTTCCGCACCGAACACCTTACCGCCCCGCTCCTCCGCAGCCCCGATGAGCCCATCGCCTACCTGTTTGCGGTCCTTCCCACCGCCGCCGGCGATTCACCCGTCTCCCTCGATCGAATGCTCGACACCAACCTGCGCCTGTACGACCTCATCCGCGTCCACAACGGTGCCATGTACCCGATTGGGAACCTCCCTTTCACCACGGCACAGTGGCAGGCCCACTATGGGCCACAGTGGGAAACCTGCCAGCGCAACAAAATCATTTACGATCCACACGGCATCTTCGGTTCGCGATAA
- a CDS encoding M20/M25/M40 family metallo-hydrolase gives MGWSAASALLVGLACSSSDSDSPRPPSGDACATIEEDVLKSFDVLAKFVSVQTWREPDSSNEAQVQANIDSLKAELKRQIDEVNAVTKKDDIATFDWAMPNADAEPGDPKTFKVFGAKLGRGKYKVALLAHLDTVPPGDPAVWDAFKLKKETRKSLRDGKDQEYWVGRGSADDKGPAIGALDVLKAMARAYDGSPLLDRVTVEIIFDTSEETSFSTTHYFDANKAEEPDLAVVFDSSWCVRAEKGIERPIFTIAREAPPTTGVWIDSLDTGPGATNQIPDSVTAVLKSGADADSKNKLAALASGIANRYAQHPFDDPAYRRAKLTVDTSTPGQIKLTTKVEGAQHGSRPQENRQEGANPLISLANFLGALVQDKTLADNDVGRMAEFVAWGWGTKAFGEPQRDLLEAHDDVFTAPDSAAYADKNGTTYAITRFYTGTDTANPNTISLRVDIRYALDHHGVAWDHTTEGFVGGAGSKSVFQDRFTQLVQRFNALRPGRAVTFKTSTIYAPDVRLPNDPAFSSVSKAFKEVFGQECPALATGGGTDAKGHLNFLAAGPAFTDQAGPPFNFHGLNEGMPARDMALGAKVICKWVDGEIQRSPTVTTKSLAAQASLRTQWATGPHEDVH, from the coding sequence TTGGGATGGTCCGCCGCGAGCGCGTTGCTCGTCGGCCTAGCTTGTTCGAGCTCGGACTCGGATTCTCCGCGGCCGCCGAGCGGCGACGCGTGCGCGACCATCGAGGAGGACGTCCTAAAGAGCTTCGACGTGCTCGCCAAGTTCGTATCGGTGCAGACGTGGCGCGAGCCCGACAGCAGCAACGAAGCCCAGGTGCAAGCAAACATCGACTCGCTCAAGGCGGAATTGAAGCGGCAGATCGACGAGGTAAACGCGGTGACGAAGAAGGACGACATCGCGACCTTCGATTGGGCGATGCCGAACGCCGACGCGGAGCCCGGCGATCCGAAGACGTTCAAGGTCTTCGGCGCCAAGCTCGGACGAGGGAAGTACAAGGTCGCGCTCCTCGCGCACCTCGACACGGTCCCTCCGGGCGATCCTGCGGTGTGGGACGCCTTCAAGCTCAAGAAGGAGACGCGCAAGAGCCTTCGCGACGGCAAAGACCAGGAGTACTGGGTGGGCCGAGGGTCCGCCGACGACAAGGGACCTGCCATCGGCGCGCTCGACGTGCTGAAGGCCATGGCGCGCGCCTACGACGGTAGCCCCTTGCTCGATCGCGTCACCGTCGAGATCATCTTCGACACGTCGGAGGAGACGTCGTTCTCCACCACCCACTACTTCGACGCGAACAAGGCCGAGGAGCCGGATCTCGCGGTGGTCTTCGACTCGTCCTGGTGCGTGCGCGCGGAGAAGGGCATCGAGCGCCCGATCTTCACGATCGCCCGCGAGGCGCCGCCCACGACGGGCGTGTGGATCGATTCGCTCGATACGGGTCCGGGGGCGACGAACCAGATCCCCGACAGCGTCACGGCCGTCCTCAAGTCGGGCGCGGACGCGGACTCAAAGAACAAGCTGGCCGCGCTCGCGAGCGGCATCGCGAACCGCTACGCGCAGCACCCGTTCGATGACCCCGCATACCGTCGCGCAAAGCTCACGGTGGACACGTCGACGCCTGGGCAGATCAAGCTCACCACCAAGGTCGAGGGCGCGCAGCACGGCTCACGGCCGCAGGAGAACCGCCAAGAGGGCGCGAATCCGCTGATCTCGCTGGCCAATTTCCTCGGCGCGCTCGTGCAGGACAAAACGCTCGCCGACAACGACGTCGGCCGTATGGCCGAATTCGTGGCCTGGGGGTGGGGGACCAAGGCCTTCGGCGAGCCGCAGCGCGATTTGCTGGAGGCCCACGACGATGTCTTCACCGCGCCCGACAGCGCCGCCTACGCGGACAAGAATGGAACCACGTACGCGATCACGCGATTTTACACGGGCACCGACACCGCGAACCCCAACACGATATCGCTCCGGGTCGATATTCGTTATGCGCTCGACCATCACGGCGTCGCGTGGGATCACACGACCGAAGGCTTCGTGGGAGGCGCGGGCAGCAAGAGCGTCTTCCAAGATCGTTTCACGCAGCTCGTGCAAAGGTTCAACGCTCTTCGCCCGGGCCGTGCGGTCACCTTCAAGACGTCGACGATCTACGCGCCCGACGTCCGCCTCCCGAACGATCCCGCCTTTTCTTCGGTGAGCAAAGCGTTCAAAGAGGTGTTCGGCCAGGAGTGCCCCGCGCTCGCGACCGGCGGCGGCACCGACGCAAAGGGCCACCTCAACTTTCTGGCAGCGGGCCCCGCCTTCACGGATCAAGCCGGGCCACCGTTCAACTTCCACGGTTTGAACGAGGGCATGCCGGCTCGCGACATGGCGCTCGGCGCCAAGGTCATTTGCAAATGGGTCGACGGCGAGATCCAGCGCTCCCCCACGGTCACGACCAAGAGCCTCGCGGCGCAGGCGAGCCTGCGGACGCAATGGGCCACCGGACCGCACGAGGACGTCCACTGA
- a CDS encoding YdcF family protein encodes MKRKIAAGVSVLLAVVVALNVFVWRVGKAGIVDGEGDAIVVLGAGVYPDGQPSAVLVDRLATALSLYRAGRAPKILVTGDHGRPSYDEPGAMRRWLEHHGVPTEAIFMDHAGFDTFSSMTRARRVFGIERPIVVTQAFHLPRALYLARSSGMAATGVIADRRAYRGALAMRAREMVSAPKAWLDVTTGREPRYLGPRIPIDGDGRVTHDM; translated from the coding sequence GTGAAGCGGAAGATCGCTGCCGGCGTTAGCGTGCTCCTCGCGGTGGTCGTGGCGCTCAACGTTTTCGTGTGGCGCGTGGGAAAGGCGGGCATCGTGGACGGAGAAGGCGACGCCATCGTCGTGCTCGGCGCGGGTGTGTATCCCGACGGGCAGCCCTCGGCGGTGCTGGTCGATCGCCTCGCGACGGCGCTCTCCCTTTACCGAGCGGGGCGCGCGCCGAAGATCCTCGTCACCGGTGATCACGGGCGCCCGTCGTACGACGAGCCTGGCGCGATGCGGCGCTGGCTCGAACACCATGGCGTGCCCACCGAAGCGATTTTCATGGATCATGCCGGGTTTGACACCTTCAGCTCCATGACGCGCGCTCGGCGCGTCTTCGGCATCGAGCGGCCCATCGTGGTTACGCAAGCGTTCCACTTGCCGCGCGCGCTCTATTTGGCACGCTCGTCGGGAATGGCTGCCACCGGCGTGATCGCCGACCGTCGCGCGTACCGCGGCGCGCTCGCCATGCGGGCGCGCGAGATGGTCTCGGCACCCAAGGCGTGGCTCGACGTGACGACGGGTCGGGAGCCTCGCTACCTCGGGCCTCGGATCCCCATCGATGGGGATGGTCGCGTCACCCACGACATGTGA
- a CDS encoding tetratricopeptide repeat protein: MERIDGFFREGAQRIVISGSPGVGKTALAVYWSHRVGERFPDGSLFANLRGYDPSGDPARPADLLDAFLRALGVPPSIIPDSLEARAALFRSRLAEKRVLLMLDNAASAEQVRPLLPSSPGCLVVVTSRNQLSGLVAMEGASRLSLEPLTSPESQLLLRRMIGGERAEREPAALAELARSCAYLPLALRIAAERVSRRPHLELADLVTELAAESSRLDLLATGDDVEPTAVRAVFSWSYRALAPEAARVFRLLGLHAGTEISASAAAALAGTSSTSRADIARLLASLVNVHLLEELAPARYRFHDLLRVYASNLVTELEPELERRAAGQRGLAWYLHTARAANLAITPAWHELALEGAPPLDPTTFPDRDSALAWCHTEHGNIVAATRQAREWGMFAFAWKLPIVFWDYFHLTKSWAPWLASHREGLAAARELGDRHAEAWLLYNIGHALYDLHRHRDARDHFTQSLNLRRDRGDNLGEAWSTYSLGLVDQAQGETNDAVARYRRAKRYFDQVGDSLGRALCMTALGDAYREQGCHDEAIDQLRHGLDLFRALGHSHGEGYVMDKLAVAFHEAGHLADAHDHYQEALELHRRSGNQQGEASGLNGLGQLLDATGDHMAARSMWRDALMILDHLGDPRAADVRQCLARTRGAS; this comes from the coding sequence GTGGAACGGATCGATGGCTTCTTCCGCGAGGGCGCGCAGCGCATCGTGATCAGCGGCTCGCCAGGGGTGGGCAAGACGGCCCTGGCCGTCTACTGGAGCCACAGGGTGGGCGAACGTTTCCCCGACGGGAGCCTCTTCGCCAACCTTCGAGGATACGATCCGTCGGGTGATCCCGCCCGACCCGCGGACCTCCTCGACGCGTTCTTGCGAGCGCTCGGCGTGCCGCCATCGATCATCCCGGACTCGCTGGAAGCCCGGGCGGCGCTGTTTCGTTCCAGGTTGGCCGAGAAACGCGTGTTGCTCATGCTGGACAACGCCGCGTCGGCCGAACAGGTCCGACCGCTACTACCCAGCTCGCCGGGGTGTCTGGTGGTCGTCACCAGCCGCAACCAGCTGTCAGGGCTGGTCGCCATGGAAGGTGCCTCCCGTCTCAGCCTCGAACCGTTGACGTCACCGGAGTCCCAGCTGCTGCTGCGGCGGATGATCGGCGGGGAACGCGCGGAACGCGAGCCGGCTGCACTCGCAGAGCTGGCTCGATCCTGCGCCTACCTGCCGTTGGCGTTGCGGATCGCGGCGGAAAGGGTCAGTCGCCGCCCGCACCTCGAATTGGCCGACTTGGTCACGGAGCTCGCGGCCGAGTCGAGCCGGCTCGATCTCCTCGCCACAGGCGACGACGTCGAACCCACGGCCGTGCGCGCCGTCTTCTCCTGGTCCTACCGCGCACTCGCCCCGGAGGCGGCCCGAGTATTCCGCCTCCTGGGGTTGCACGCCGGCACGGAGATCAGCGCCAGCGCCGCCGCCGCGTTGGCCGGCACCTCGAGCACGTCGCGAGCCGACATCGCGCGCCTCTTGGCGAGCCTGGTGAACGTCCACCTGCTCGAGGAGCTCGCGCCCGCACGCTATCGATTCCACGACTTGCTCCGGGTGTACGCCTCCAACCTCGTGACCGAGCTCGAACCCGAGTTGGAACGGAGGGCGGCCGGCCAACGAGGGCTCGCCTGGTACCTGCACACCGCACGAGCCGCCAACCTCGCGATTACCCCTGCCTGGCACGAGCTGGCCCTCGAAGGCGCGCCACCGCTCGACCCAACGACCTTCCCCGATCGCGACAGCGCCTTGGCTTGGTGCCACACCGAGCACGGCAACATCGTGGCCGCCACCCGGCAGGCCCGCGAGTGGGGCATGTTCGCCTTCGCCTGGAAGCTTCCGATCGTCTTCTGGGACTACTTCCACCTCACCAAGTCCTGGGCGCCCTGGCTCGCCTCGCATCGGGAAGGGCTGGCGGCGGCTCGAGAGCTCGGCGACCGCCACGCCGAGGCCTGGCTCCTGTACAACATTGGGCATGCCCTCTACGATCTGCACCGCCATCGCGATGCGCGCGACCACTTCACCCAGTCGCTGAATCTCCGCCGCGATCGCGGTGACAACCTGGGTGAGGCATGGTCGACGTATTCCCTCGGACTGGTCGACCAGGCGCAGGGGGAGACCAACGACGCTGTCGCGCGCTATCGACGGGCAAAGCGCTACTTCGACCAGGTCGGGGACTCGCTGGGACGGGCGCTCTGCATGACGGCGCTGGGTGACGCATACCGGGAACAGGGCTGCCACGACGAAGCCATCGACCAGCTCCGACACGGCCTGGACCTATTCCGTGCCCTCGGACACAGCCATGGAGAAGGCTATGTGATGGACAAGCTCGCGGTGGCGTTCCACGAAGCCGGCCACCTCGCGGACGCGCACGATCACTACCAGGAGGCGCTCGAGCTCCACCGGCGGAGCGGGAACCAGCAGGGTGAGGCGAGTGGTCTCAACGGTCTCGGCCAACTCCTCGACGCCACCGGCGACCATATGGCCGCGCGGTCCATGTGGCGTGACGCGCTGATGATCCTCGACCATCTCGGTGACCCCCGCGCCGCGGACGTGCGGCAGTGTCTCGCTCGAACGAGAGGAGCCTCCTGA